A genome region from Candidatus Binataceae bacterium includes the following:
- a CDS encoding DUF455 family protein, with amino-acid sequence MQKMIAVDRLARPDEIILVPVERIREARIDQGIPPNNVMPLEEDFLKGRLHGIATGEMQAMEAAGRTLFDFPDAPWEFQLDMARQVWDESRHAEIFSKLLEYVGSYLGEFPESEILWSCTQVDDPACRVAGINRGLEGLACDVFEQIIRMGQKMGDPFIERAVDYVLADEITHVRMGSKWMRKLTEGEPERLEHAQQFQDNIDALFNFDGFRTSREDAPQVPLMLGDRQMDFDATLTISRETRLLTGFSDEEIDRLMKAAARSSAY; translated from the coding sequence ATGCAAAAGATGATCGCGGTTGACCGGCTCGCGCGGCCCGACGAAATCATTCTCGTCCCGGTCGAGCGCATCCGCGAAGCGCGCATCGACCAGGGAATTCCACCCAACAACGTGATGCCGCTCGAGGAGGATTTCCTCAAGGGGCGGCTGCACGGAATCGCCACCGGCGAGATGCAGGCGATGGAGGCGGCCGGACGGACGCTGTTCGATTTCCCCGACGCGCCGTGGGAGTTTCAGCTCGACATGGCGCGCCAGGTGTGGGACGAATCACGCCACGCCGAAATTTTCTCCAAGCTCCTCGAGTACGTCGGCTCCTACCTCGGCGAATTTCCCGAAAGCGAAATCCTGTGGTCGTGCACGCAGGTCGACGACCCGGCCTGCCGCGTCGCCGGAATCAACCGCGGCCTCGAGGGACTCGCCTGCGACGTCTTCGAGCAGATCATCCGGATGGGGCAGAAGATGGGCGACCCGTTTATCGAGCGCGCGGTCGACTACGTGCTCGCCGACGAGATTACCCACGTGCGGATGGGCTCGAAGTGGATGCGCAAGCTGACCGAAGGCGAACCCGAGCGCCTGGAGCACGCGCAGCAGTTCCAGGACAATATCGACGCGCTGTTCAATTTCGACGGCTTCCGCACCTCCAGGGAGGATGCGCCGCAGGTGCCCTTGATGCTCGGCGATCGCCAGATGGACTTCGACGCGACGCTCACGATCTCGCGCGAGACGCGGCTTCTGACGGGCTTCAGCGACGAGGAGATCGACCGCCTGATGAAGGCCGCCGCCCGCAGTTCGGCCTACTGA